One segment of Primulina tabacum isolate GXHZ01 chromosome 14, ASM2559414v2, whole genome shotgun sequence DNA contains the following:
- the LOC142523718 gene encoding uncharacterized protein LOC142523718 gives MTDRDGDSLPKPETDWTTDEVQSSNYNSKALNAIFTSVDVNMFSLITNCTSAKSAWDILQRHCEGSESVRRTRLRMLTSKFEMMRMEESENILDYDRRLREMANETFSLGDPISNERLVSKVLRSLPERFNIKICAIDEAKDTSQMPLEDLISSLRTFEMNLDMQKKEQGEDNCYKPRMTHTMNSFKFPKKSIILIFAKTLSPLSQRNSQQFQPWNDGKGQSNARKYDSVQCRECQGFGHYANECANILRKNKGYNVSLSDEESDEEEKSNDEDNHTSLNALGDDELEDDEEITLESVQKLYEELFEDWTKRNKLNSTLTKENVDLKAVVAKLEVILSKKDLELGKTKEELHKATETLSKFNSSTSKLESILLMGRDDKKGLGFKDSVFEIGESSKSTVFVKGKADTSPQPQSKSPIKSSQSKRQPAAPIPKKKHSFKTLKNLSKYDVVRGMPNLSSSTPYVCGDCQNGKQTRVSHHMLPYFGTTTLPRIATYGSYGSCGSGKVLEVRRIMTDHGKEFENSSFSSFCDNKGISHEFSAPKKPQQNGIAERKNRTLQEMARVMLTSKCISKRFWAEALNTACHISNRAYLRSGSTMTSHEIIMGKKSNLKYFHVFGCVCYVLNDMDQLAKFDSKSDKYLKKDDVDDLLENPIILENAGVAPDVATPSTTRDTEVTEAEDETNNDDDAVNDGQNIPSKIQKNHPSSQIIGSMHEGVQTRKKEKVDYRKMAGLICMSSLYSQIE, from the exons ATGACAGACCGAGATGGTGACAGCTTGCCAAAACCTGAAACTGACTGGACTACTGATGAAGTGCAAAGTTCGAACTACAATTCAAAGGCCTTAAATGCTATCTTTACGTCTGTTGACGTGAATATGTTCAGTTTGATCACAAACTGTACTTCTGCTAAAAGTGCATGGGATATCCTCCAAAGACACTGTGAAGGTTCTGAAAGTGTGCGACGAACCAGATTAAGGATGCTCACTTCCAAATTtgagatgatgaggatggaagAATCTGAAAACATACTAGACTATGATCGACGCCTACGGGAAATGGCTAATGAGACGTTCAGCCTTGGAGACCCTATCTCCAATGAACGTTTGGTTAGCAAAGTTCTTCGCTCCCTGCCCGAaagattcaacataaaaatctGCGCAATAGATGAGGCTAAGGACACTTCTCAAATGCCTTTGGAAGATCTTATTAGTTCACTTCGTACCTTCGAAATGAACTTGGACATGCAAAAGAAGGAACAAGGAGAAGACAATTGCTACAAGCCTCGAATGACTCATACAATGAATTCATTCAAATTTCCCAAAAAGTCAATAATTCTGATCTTTGCGAAGACTCTATCTCCTTTATCACAAAGAAATTCG CAACAATTTCAACCATGGAATGATGGCAAGGGACAATCTAATGCAAGGAAGTATGATTCGGTGCAGTGTAGAGAGTGCCAAGGTTTCGGTCACTATGCCAATGAATGTGCCAACATATTACGCAAGAACAAAGGCTACAATGTTTCCTTAAGCGATGAAGAATCTGATGAGGAGGAGAAATCCAATGATGAAGATAACCACACCTCCTTGAATGCACT TGGAGATGATGAATTAGAAGATGATGAAGAAATCACTCTTGAGAGTGTTCAAAAACTTTATGAAGAGCTATTTGAAgattggaccaaaagaaacaagctAAATTCAACTCTTACGAAGGAGAACGTCGATCTAAAAGCCGTGGTtgccaaacttgaagtaatttTGAGCAAAAAAGACTTAGAACTTGGCAAGACCAAAGAAGAGCTTCACAAGGCAACAGAAACTTTGTCCAAATTCAATTCAAGcacatccaagcttgaatccatacttttgatgggaagagatgacaagaaAGGCTTAGGCTTCAAAGACAGTGTGTTTGAAATAGGTGAATCTTCCAAGTCTACTGTTTTTGTGAAAGGAAAAGCTGATACATCTccacaaccacaatccaagtcACCAATCAAAAGCTCTCAATCAAAAAGACAACCTGCTGCACCCATTCCTAAGAAGAAACACAG TTTCAAAACCCTGAAGAATTTGAGTAAGTACGATGTCGTACGAGGTATGCCTAACCTATCATCTAGTACACCATATGTTTGTGGAGACTGTCAAAATGGTAAGCAAACTCGCGTGTCACATCACATGTTGCCCTACTTTGGGACAACTACTTTGCCTCGAATTGCTACAtatggatcttatgggtcctgTGGAAGTGGAAAGGTtttggag GTGAGAAGGATAATGACTGACCATGGTAAGGAATTTGAAAActcctcattctcatctttttGTGACAATAAAGGTatttcacatgaattttctgctCCAAAGAAACCACAACAAAATGGGATAGCCGAACGTAAGAATAGAACACTTCAAGAAATGGCAAGGGTGATGCTGACTTCAAAGTGCATTTCAAAgcgtttttgggcagaagcCCTTAACACCgcatgtcatatttcaaatagGGCGTATTTGAGAAGTGGTTCGACTATGACATCGCATGAGATAATTATGGGAAAGAAGTCtaaccttaaatattttcatgtttttggttgtgTGTGCTATGTTTTGAATGACATGGATCAACTTGCAAAATTTGATTCAAAGAGTGATAAGT ATCTCAAGAAGGATGACGTTGATGATCTTCTGGAAAACCCGATCATACTGGAAAATGCAGGTGTTGCCCCAGATGTTGCTACACCTAGCACAACACGTGACACTGAAGTCACTGAAGCTGAGGACGAAACGAATAACGATGATGACGCAGTAAATGATGGGCAGAATATTCCAagtaaaattcagaaaaatcatccatcatctcaaataattggaaGTATGCATGAAGGTGTCCAAActcgaaagaaagaaaaagtggaTTACCGAAAGATGGCTGGACTTATTTGCATGAGCTCCTTATACTCACA